GATTTGAGATCATGTTATTGTTAAATTTTGCtgattaacaaaataaaaaaattccctcaaataaaatttatgatttcGATGTTGACTGCAATTAAGTCCATTCTCGCCTATATATAAAACGAATCCGTCAGCAGTTGGAATCACAAGACAACcacacccccccccccccccccccccaacaaACATATACACAGACAGAGAGCTTAGTTGTCTCATATCTTCTTTGATTCACCCCAAGATTTATATATTTCCTcatatgaaaatattccaaaattTACATAACAAATAGCCAAAAATCAAGAATCTTTGGTATGTACAGACAGCAGAGATAGATTTCTTCTGTGCTGTCCATTTTGACTAAGAATAATGTCTACACCATCTGTCATTTGAATTCAATTGAATATAACCAACATAACATGCAGGTGAGCTAGCTTTGTGATTTTATTCAGTATGAAATCAAATTTGGAATAATACTAGTTTTCTTGTTGTTTTTAAATGTGGCAGATTCTTCATTGGCTCCCCAACATTGCCTCAGAGTCTCCCAAAGTGGCAACTTTTAGTCCCCTTGTCAAGAAAAAAGGTCTTCAAGGTAAGAAGATCATAACCCTTTCAATTATGATATGTTTACACGGTGCAAGTAAGTTGACCGGTTTGAAGAAACAAGCCGAGCTCTATACATCCAAACAATGAAATTCAAAGTTGTTTGTTTCATTGCAGATAGAAGAACTGGATCGATCGTTTTGCATAACGAGCGAGGGCTTAAACGAAGGCGATTGAAGCGAGTGGAAAGGGTCAAGTTGTGCTGCAAGAGCTTAAACATTTTCTACTTCTTGCAAGGAAAAGATATCACAAAGACTTGGTCTCACCATACGTTTCACCCAAAAAGATTTGCAAGCTTTCGCAGAAGGCAGAATTCTGTCCATTCCATGAAGATGAAATCCGAAGAAATAAGCGTTGCACACATGGCCGATAGTACTGCTACAACTTATGTCGGGAGAAAGATCTTGCCCGTTACAGATATAACTCAATCATCCGCAGCAAATTGTAATGATCGACGCATCAACGGATGCTCGAATGAAAAGGTGAACGGGAGAAAAACGAAGGCCATTTCGAGGATGAAGGAGTTGCTGAGATGGGCTACTGCTGCTGCTAAGGCTGAAAAGGGAGGAAAATATATTGGTAGAAAGGTACAATCTGCTTATGCACAAGGGACACGTACAGTTTGaataatgactcaatttttttctttgaacaAACATTGGACAATGCTATATATTTTAACAAATGGAGGTCGTTTTCTAATTAGATTCAAATTTGTGTAGAATCATCCCTTCGAATAAACTGAAGGAACGAATTACATGATCTTACAGGTGATGCATCTTCGGAACAAATCAATCTTAAAGACAGTGCCAGATTATCATCAACTTAGCGACGAGCCCCCAAAGATCGAATTTAGATGGGATATGGAGAGTTTCTCCACTGCTTCTTCTGATGCGATTTCGACGACTTATTCGATGAGAATTAATGAAAGAGTATTTGCAAGTGCAGAACCTTCTGTGAACTCGACTCCTTTACATGCAAGAGATCGCTCTTGTAGAGGAAATTGGATCACCACAGATTCTGAATGTAATTAGGCTCTTTCTACATAATTGCACATTAACATGATATCTGCATGCCCACGTATatcttttcaaaatttgatttttcttaaaatcagtAATTATTTTGGGTTTTGGACTACAAAATGTAATTANCAAAATCTTATCCGTTGAAATGAAGCGAGGGTAGTGCCCACATAGTAGGATCTCATCTACCGTGAAGATTGGAGTCGAGAATATTTGTCAAGTCATGTGGCCTCTGAAGATTGAAGCAACTTTGCAACAAATTCCAAATGCTTTTTTGGCCTCTATATTATTGCATAGATTCTGGAACGATGCCAAACTCACGCCAAATAAAATGTTCATGGATTCATTTTCTACTAAATTGATCTGTTTAATTTGATGAAGATAGCCAACGTGAAAATCAAAGTCatggtttgtttgttttttcttaTGGATTTGGAAAATAGAATTATCTATTGCATATTGTTAATTTAGtcatgtgtgtatatataaaNNNNNNNNNNNNNNNNNNNNNNNNNNNNNNNNNNNNNTATATTGAGTtgtgaaatatgtattttttgttgaattgAATATATTCGCGTAATTATGTTTTGAcgatcaattttaatatttttcgtTAAAATTATGTATTAAATGACTCtatcattattaaatttttatatttacatTGATAAACACATTACatagaacaaaatattttttgactcgtaattaaaaaatttaacaatgatattactaatttaattacataatttcGGAGAGGGAAAAAGCCTAAAATTGATCACCAAAAGGTAATTACTAGactataaattatatttaatgcaCATTTAAACAAGTAACTAATTAATATCGGTTCTCTTTTTGTTTGGGAGCATGGATCTTTTCCTTTGTAGTTGATTAAATTTGTAATTGCGGACCTTTCTTCTTTTTAATAAATTACAAGATTTCACCTGTCAAAAAAAATATCgcttctcttttcttttctttttttcctccagaaactttaattaatatgcAATGTAGTACATCAATCTGGACAAACAAAGCTCATCGTTTTGTAAAATCATCCTGATATGCATAATTTCAcgattttttcattaaatagatagtaaacataattaatatatataatactcACTCTGtctcaaatataaaaataacatttttcttttcatttgtctcatatatttaatcaattttccataattaatattattttatatatctattcattttttttttttatcaatataccatatcatcaaattcatcatcatcatcatcatcatcatcatcatcatcatcatcatcatcatcatcatcattattattattattattattattattattattattattattattattattattattttatatataaatgtgTCGCCGGAACATAGGAAGGAGACAGAGGCGGCGTGCCAATCAATGGAAATTCACTGTTTTCTTTGACGCAGACAAATGCCTCCACTTTTCTTCTCTATTTTTCCTATTAAATGCACACAAAACATTCCATTTCATCCACAATGAAGGAATCTGATCCCCATCCATGTCAGAAAACCAATAATTCCTCGCTATATTCATCACCAGGCTTTGATTTCCTAGGAACAGACCTGATCGAATCAATTCTTTCCCGCCTCCCAATTACCTCCATTCTCCGAGCAGCTTCAGTCTGTAAACTATGGAATTTCATAATCCATTCTTCTTCCTTCAAAACGCTGGTATTCGATTCCCGGTTGTTTCCCAGCTGGCTCTTCCTTTTGGGGCGAAACAACCATCCATTATTGGCTTTTGATCCTGAATCCAGCGATTGGATTCGCTTTTCAACAGATACCGGTTTGTCGAGGGATTCGTTCATTGCGTCCAGTTCTTTTATCTTCTCCCATAGCCCCGAAAAATTCAGTTTCAGGCCTGTTTTTGATGGTCGTTTGTGCCAAACGAGGCCTCTCGCATTTCCGAGGTGCAACCCCCTGATTGGTGTGTACTATGAACCTGATTTCTCAAAACAAGCCAGGTTCATAGTAGTTGGTGGCATCAGCTTGTTGAATCAAGAGGACTGTTTGGCAGTGGAAATATTCAGTCCCGATGAGAATTATCGGGAACTTTGCCAGCCTTTAAACGAAATCTTCCAACCTGGAAACTCGGCTCAATCTCTCTGCTCATCTCTATTCAAAGGAAAATTCTTTGTCTACGACAAATATTCGGGTTTCATTTCTTCTTTCGACCTGAAAAGACGATCCTGGAGCAATCCAAAAACTCTCAGGCCTCCAGGGACCCTGCTTTCATCCCTGATCTCAATTCAGAATCGTTTAGTTTTAGCAGGATTATGCAGCACCTATAATGGCggccttgaatttattatctggAATATTGATGAGAGAACCCTGGAATTCAGCGAGATTGCAGTCATGCCTCGGGATTTGCTTTCAAGTCTGATCGATCATGAATCGGGACAGACATTATGGAACTTGAAATGTGGGGGTTTGGGTCGTTTTGTGTATGTATTTATTGAAGAATTTTCCGGGAATTTCCCAGTCTGTGTTTGGGAGATGAGTGATTCAGGAAATGGCAGCTGGAGAGGGATTCCAGGTTTCCAGATTCTGTGAACACATACATTTCTCCGCGTGaaatatatattgtaaaaataagttgtatataaattataaataaataaataaaggcaTGAAAATATATGTACAAATTAATATTTAGTTCGTTGAatgcaatttaattaattaatatttgatgGGGAAAATGAAAAGATTCAAGTAAATTCTGGAATGAGTAGGAGTTTggatatttatataactaactGGTACTGGATGatctgatataaaattattatgaatagtattaattaattttacatatatatatatttttcctcGATTCGAAAATCAATCCAGTAGATGAAGTTGTAAAACCACCTCATATGGACGATCCCTATATCGCATGAGTTTTTGcttagattttattattattttaaattaaagcaAACTATATTTTATAAGAGTGGGAAAAGAAAATTCTAGAATTCTCCgctataaataaatatatatataatagtagTTAATTCTTCAACAATTTAGGGTTTCTATTTCTGCCAACGTACAGCAAATGGATAGATACCAAAAGGTGGAGAAGCCAAAGCCTGAATCTCTTGTCAATGAGAATGAGATTCGAATCACTTCTCAGGGTTTGGTTCGTAATTACATCAGCTATGCAACCTCCCTGATACAGGTACCATTTtcccatttttattttttcttcttccgATTTTCTTCTGTGTTactctggttttttttttttttttacgtctTAGTCTTCTAGACTTTGTTTTGTTCTGGATTTTCCGTTCACATTTCTGGCGTTTTGCTGTGCCTTTTTTGCTCCACTTCTGTGATTCGGGATTCTAATTTTTTAAGTGTTGACAATTTTGTGGACTAATTTCATGGACCGTAtctttgttatgatttttcttcagtgtgtttgaaacttgttcATATGCGACGCATATGGTAATCTGTTTGTTGTTATCAATAAGAGTTTATTTCGCACTAATTCACACCAATTTTATTCAGTACTTTGGATTAAGTTCAGCTACCGTAACCTAGCAGAAGTTACTCTGTGCTTAATCATGGGCCATTGTTTGGTAATTAATTGCATTCTTCATCCATTTCAAAGGAGAGACGAGTGAAGGAGATTGTCTTGAAAGCAATGGGTCAAGCTATAAACAAGACTGTAGCTATTGCAGAGATCATTAAGGTTGCTATGCTCATTTTTTTTACTGTGATATTGTTTCCCATTTTCAACACCATGCCAAGGAATCGATCCTTTTATTTCTTGTTTGAAACAGAGAAGGATGCCTAGACTGCATCAGGACACTGCCATCAGTTCAGTGAGCGTAACTGATACTTTTGAACCCATTGAAGAGGGCCTTGAGATGTGAGTttgtgtctttttttttttttttttactacagCATATGAATTCTCCTTGTTGATGTATCTGGTATGCTCATCAATTGGATGCATCTTATGTCAGTATTTGTTGATGATTTCCATTTTGTATCCTCTAATTTGATTTCAATGTCTAGTACAGTGTGGAGCAAACGCGTCATGTCTCAATTATTTCAATCACCCTTTCTTTGAAGGAGCTTAACAAGAATTCTTCTGGGTAATTTCACAATCACAGTTAGTTATATTTGTATAAATACCTGTTGAGGAAGAAACACATGCATAATTATCTGACAACATTTTTATCTGAGGCACAGGTGGTGCTAGACTTAtcttttattgattattgacATCTGTTTCTGTCATTCTAAACTTCAAGCATTATCTCGTGTCTTCTTCTTTTTCAGCTTCATTAGTGAGGTTGTTGACAACCAAACTCTATTATGTCCCTTCACTCATTGTAATCTGTTCTGACTTTGTTTGTTTGATCTAGGTATCAAGCTCCATTGCATGTgaatcaaactaaaccacattACATCTACCAGCCACAACCACCCCCAAGACAAGCACATGCAGTGTACAACACCGATAACAGAGGTATAGAAGTAACTGGAATTCGATATCATAGTCATTGCTATTTTTTACTCTAAGCATAAATTTGATGCTTTGAGTTTTAGATAATTATGGACGAGGAAGAGGTCGCAGCAGAGGGAGGGGGCGAGATTGGAATAGAGGTGGATATGGAAACTTCCAAGGTATTTATTTCCTTCCGCCTGATATCATTTAATTCAAAGCAACCTGCTTATCCATTAGTGTAGATGCCCatgtttccttttttttttttgggtgtcTCACTGAGTATTTCTTCTCACAGATAATGGTGGATATCCAAATTGGGTCCGTGGTGGTGGACGTGGTGGTTGGAGTTATAATGGTCAGCGTGTTTTTCCTTTCAGAATTTAGAAATATCACTGTTATAATATTTCCTCAAGAATCAGTGTTTCGTTCCATTTCTATAGTCGCATGTGTTCTCAAATATGTTTCTATTGCTAATATTATTGCATTCTTGCTTGTGGTTGTCAACTCAAGAATTTCCATTTATTATTAGGTGGGGGATACTTAAGAGGGAGAGGCGGAGGTGGAAGTGGAGGTGGCAGAGGCTATAACTATGGCCGTGGAAGGATGGGTAACCGTCAAAGAGGCGGTGGTTACCAAGTATAGTTGGGAGTTGGTTGTCTTGTTTGCTTATGGAAAGTACTTGGCTTGGCTTGTTACCATGTTCAAAGTTGGCTTTCTATAGCATGAAATTGTTGCTTGTTACATAGGGTTGTCAGCAGCTGAAATGTTTATATCTTTCTATATGTGGGCAGGCTTTGTTTGAGACGCATACTCGTTTTATAGAGCCAAATAGCATAGGCAAGCAACCAATTTTACTGGCAACCAATTTTTACTGATATCATTCTTTAATTGTTCTTCCTTTTATTAAACAAGAGGTCTCAAATTCAATTATGATGTAGATTGTATCGTTGTGTCTTGAGATAACTCGTCTGTGTTCGGCATTCTGATACTGTATGTCCTAACATTCCTTGTAAATCTGTTAGTTAAGTTTGAGGAAGCATAGTAAGTTATATATATTCGTTGGATAATCGCAGCACCAACAGCATAAAATTTACTGGTTCACATTTTCAAATGTATTGTCATTTTCAAATGTATTGTCATTGAacgaataaattatttttatacatgTTCAGTGTTGAAAAGAGGCGCACCACGATAACTTGTCAGAAGTCTTATATTTATCACATAATGCGCatataatgtattttttttcccaGTATCAGAATTTTTTAAGAGAACCGTAGATATGATGTGTCAATATCAGTGTTATTAACTAACAAGCAGAATATGAACTAATATTTCTGTacttttttgaaaaagaaatcTATGTTTAAGCTCCGGGGAATGATTGATTGATTGAGGGTTATGAGAAAACACGTCTTTAAGTCTGTAGCAAcagaattaaataaataacaaaagtCTACGACGATAATATACAACATTagctaaaaattattttttgcctTTAAAGCGCAACAAGGTGTGCTCAAATCCATGATTAAAGCGAGACGATATAAAATAATTCTACTTGATCTATAACCCGGGATTCAAAATGTCAGAAAGGAAAATTGTTTGAATTTTGATCCAGAAAAGTGAGATAATTTAACAAGCAAATCCGATTTAAGATTGTCCATGCACAATCCACACTACCTGCATAAGGTTTGAATTGAGTAGCCATCTCAAATTTCCTTGCAACAATCGATAATGACACATCAAATTAGTATATTGAGAGAATTTGGAAATACAAGCTATACAACAATTGTCACACAAGATATGATCATACAATGTGAATTGCGTTACGTATCACCAAAATTTTAAGAGAAACTGATAATGCAACAGGAGGGACCTGAATG
This sequence is a window from Primulina huaijiensis isolate GDHJ02 chromosome 13, ASM1229523v2, whole genome shotgun sequence. Protein-coding genes within it:
- the LOC140956392 gene encoding uncharacterized protein, with translation MQILHWLPNIASESPKVATFSPLVKKKGLQDRRTGSIVLHNERGLKRRRLKRVERVKLCCKSLNIFYFLQGKDITKTWSHHTFHPKRFASFRRRQNSVHSMKMKSEEISVAHMADSTATTYVGRKILPVTDITQSSAANCNDRRINGCSNEKVNGRKTKAISRMKELLRWATAAAKAEKGGKYIGRKVMHLRNKSILKTVPDYHQLSDEPPKIEFRWDMESFSTASSDAISTTYSMRINERVFASAEPSVNSTPLHARDRSCRGNWITTDSELGSHLP
- the LOC140990893 gene encoding F-box/kelch-repeat protein At3g24760-like gives rise to the protein MHTKHSISSTMKESDPHPCQKTNNSSLYSSPGFDFLGTDLIESILSRLPITSILRAASVCKLWNFIIHSSSFKTLVFDSRLFPSWLFLLGRNNHPLLAFDPESSDWIRFSTDTGLSRDSFIASSSFIFSHSPEKFSFRPVFDGRLCQTRPLAFPRCNPLIGVYYEPDFSKQARFIVVGGISLLNQEDCLAVEIFSPDENYRELCQPLNEIFQPGNSAQSLCSSLFKGKFFVYDKYSGFISSFDLKRRSWSNPKTLRPPGTLLSSLISIQNRLVLAGLCSTYNGGLEFIIWNIDERTLEFSEIAVMPRDLLSSLIDHESGQTLWNLKCGGLGRFVYVFIEEFSGNFPVCVWEMSDSGNGSWRGIPGFQIL
- the LOC140990894 gene encoding uncharacterized protein; translation: MDRYQKVEKPKPESLVNENEIRITSQGLVRNYISYATSLIQERRVKEIVLKAMGQAINKTVAIAEIIKRRMPRLHQDTAISSVSVTDTFEPIEEGLEIVEQTRHVSIISITLSLKELNKNSSGYQAPLHVNQTKPHYIYQPQPPPRQAHAVYNTDNRDNYGRGRGRSRGRGRDWNRGGYGNFQDNGGYPNWVRGGGRGGWSYNGGGYLRGRGGGGSGGGRGYNYGRGRMGNRQRGGGYQV